Proteins from one Ktedonobacteraceae bacterium genomic window:
- the hppD gene encoding 4-hydroxyphenylpyruvate dioxygenase → MPEQDFMPIQNFDYIEFYVGDARQSAYYFSHGWGFTPIAYAGLETGVRDHSSYVLEQGNVRLVVTTPYGPEGAIAEHIKLHGDGVKDVAFRVDDAERAYREATSRGAQGVMEPVVRKDDYGMVKLASIATYGETIHTFVERQDYKGTFLPGFRPISTDVPRRARPAGLAAIDHVVGNVELGKMNEWVAFYERVLGFTQLIHFDDRAISTEYSALMSKVMQNGSGRIKLPINEPAPGRRKSQIEEYLEFYYGPGVQHIALNTSDIVTTVRNLQERGIEFLRTPRNYYESVLDRVGHIAEDIRDLAELSILVDHDDEGYLLQIFSKPIVTRPTVFFEVIERKGARGFGEGNFKALFEALEREQELRGNL, encoded by the coding sequence ATGCCAGAACAAGACTTCATGCCCATTCAGAACTTCGACTACATTGAATTTTACGTCGGCGATGCCCGGCAGTCCGCCTACTATTTTAGCCATGGCTGGGGCTTTACGCCTATCGCCTACGCGGGCCTGGAAACCGGCGTGCGCGACCACAGCAGCTATGTGCTGGAGCAGGGCAACGTGCGCCTGGTCGTGACCACCCCCTATGGGCCAGAGGGAGCGATTGCCGAGCATATTAAGCTGCACGGTGACGGGGTCAAAGATGTTGCTTTCCGCGTCGACGATGCCGAACGCGCCTATCGCGAAGCCACCAGCCGCGGGGCGCAAGGCGTGATGGAGCCGGTCGTGCGCAAAGACGATTATGGGATGGTGAAACTGGCCTCGATTGCCACCTACGGGGAAACTATTCACACCTTCGTCGAACGCCAGGACTACAAGGGCACCTTCCTGCCCGGCTTCCGGCCCATCTCGACGGATGTTCCGCGCCGCGCTCGTCCCGCGGGCCTGGCCGCCATCGACCACGTGGTCGGCAATGTCGAACTCGGTAAAATGAACGAATGGGTCGCCTTCTACGAGCGGGTGCTGGGCTTCACGCAACTGATCCATTTCGATGATCGCGCCATCAGCACCGAGTATTCGGCCCTCATGTCCAAGGTGATGCAGAATGGCAGCGGGCGCATCAAACTGCCGATCAACGAACCGGCTCCCGGACGCAGGAAATCGCAGATCGAAGAGTACCTGGAATTCTATTATGGGCCGGGGGTGCAGCATATTGCCCTCAATACCAGTGATATCGTCACCACCGTGCGCAACTTGCAGGAGCGGGGCATCGAGTTCTTACGCACCCCGCGTAACTATTATGAAAGTGTGCTGGATCGCGTTGGTCACATTGCCGAGGATATTCGCGACCTGGCCGAACTCAGCATCCTCGTCGATCATGACGACGAGGGCTACCTGCTGCAAATCTTCTCCAAACCGATTGTCACCCGCCCCACCGTGTTCTTCGAGGTCATCGAACGCAAGGGCGCGCGTGGCTTTGGCGAAGGCAATTTCAAGGCCCTCTTCGAGGCGCTGGAACGCGAGCAGGAACTGCGCGGCAATTTGTAA
- a CDS encoding DUF4870 domain-containing protein: MMSWNPNQGQDPNQGQYGGYNPQPNPNDPYSGQQSGYQQGGYQQNPYGQQQYGYQQNPYGAAGGGAAAASALGPTSMGMQANVAAGLSYIFGWITGLIFFLSEKQNQFVRFNAMQSIILSVALTVFYIVIEILSVAFAAANIGILALLFGCLFWLVGLAAFVVWIILLINAFQGKKFKLPVIGDYAEKYAGSTI; this comes from the coding sequence ATGATGAGTTGGAATCCTAATCAGGGCCAGGACCCTAATCAAGGTCAGTACGGCGGCTACAATCCTCAGCCAAATCCCAATGATCCGTATAGCGGCCAGCAGAGCGGCTACCAGCAAGGTGGCTACCAGCAGAATCCTTATGGTCAGCAGCAGTATGGCTACCAGCAGAATCCTTATGGCGCGGCAGGCGGTGGCGCCGCGGCTGCCAGCGCGCTTGGTCCCACCTCCATGGGCATGCAGGCCAATGTCGCAGCCGGTTTGAGCTACATCTTTGGCTGGATCACGGGGCTGATCTTCTTCCTGAGCGAGAAACAGAATCAGTTTGTGCGCTTCAACGCCATGCAGTCAATAATTCTCTCCGTTGCCCTGACCGTGTTTTATATCGTTATCGAGATCCTGTCAGTCGCTTTTGCGGCAGCCAATATTGGTATCCTCGCGCTGTTATTCGGCTGTCTCTTCTGGCTGGTTGGCCTCGCGGCATTTGTGGTCTGGATTATCCTCCTGATCAATGCTTTCCAGGGTAAGAAGTTCAAGTTGCCTGTTATCGGTGATTATGCCGAGAAGTATGCAGGCTCCACTATATAA
- a CDS encoding Yip1 family protein, whose protein sequence is MSWDPTQRAQPGGEQGQDPYSGYGGQQNPYGASQPNSGSYDPSAQQQNPYGTPPPGYNPPPQNPYANPGGYQQGGTYGYAAPQPQPVAARPVDQSIKELPNQYMNVITHPSDATFAAEMPKADWAMVWIQLGILIVVGVVIGLITGLIGSATIGAVTGSSSLSGSLAGLTVATSAGSAFLRIIFIPLFFFIGVGIQFVIAKAFNGQGTFLQQSYTQLLYKVPTDIIGYVVTALFGFIPVAGFFLTGIFSLALFIYEVVLNIFQIKATHRLTTGKAAAVVLIPYAVILVLGLLCAIVAASFILSILHAAAGGQ, encoded by the coding sequence ATGAGTTGGGATCCAACACAACGCGCCCAGCCGGGCGGCGAGCAAGGGCAAGACCCCTATTCGGGATATGGGGGCCAGCAGAATCCGTATGGCGCGTCGCAACCAAACTCCGGTTCTTATGACCCGAGCGCGCAGCAACAAAATCCTTATGGCACTCCACCTCCAGGCTACAACCCACCTCCGCAGAATCCCTACGCCAATCCAGGCGGGTATCAGCAGGGCGGCACCTATGGCTACGCTGCTCCTCAACCACAACCAGTGGCGGCGCGGCCAGTCGATCAATCCATCAAGGAACTCCCCAACCAGTATATGAATGTCATCACCCATCCATCAGATGCAACCTTCGCAGCTGAAATGCCAAAGGCTGACTGGGCAATGGTCTGGATCCAACTCGGCATTCTGATTGTCGTAGGTGTAGTCATCGGGTTGATAACCGGCCTGATCGGGTCCGCGACGATAGGCGCGGTTACAGGTTCGTCCAGCCTGAGTGGATCACTTGCCGGGCTTACCGTAGCCACTTCTGCCGGCTCCGCATTTTTAAGGATCATCTTTATCCCTCTGTTCTTCTTTATCGGTGTTGGCATCCAGTTTGTGATTGCTAAGGCCTTTAATGGGCAAGGGACATTCTTACAGCAGAGCTATACGCAACTCCTTTACAAAGTACCAACCGATATCATTGGCTATGTCGTTACCGCACTCTTCGGCTTCATTCCGGTCGCAGGTTTCTTTTTGACGGGTATATTCAGTCTTGCCCTGTTCATTTATGAGGTTGTCTTGAACATCTTCCAGATCAAGGCGACACATCGTCTGACCACCGGCAAGGCAGCGGCGGTGGTGCTGATACCCTATGCTGTAATACTCGTGCTTGGTCTGCTATGCGCAATAGTAGCGGCATCGTTCATCTTAAGTATCCTACATGCAGCGGCGGGCGGTCAGTAA
- a CDS encoding MarR family transcriptional regulator, whose protein sequence is MKSRDELTMNEYQALAEFRYQIRRFLHFSEQVARETGLEPQQHQLLLALKGLPEGRKATIGELAERLQIQHHSTVELIDRMVEHHFIQRHRDEEDQRRVIIQLTPAGEGVLRKLSLLHHTELQTTGPTLVQALNRLIDTES, encoded by the coding sequence ATGAAATCAAGAGACGAACTGACAATGAATGAATATCAAGCTCTGGCCGAATTTCGTTATCAAATCCGGCGTTTTTTGCATTTCAGCGAACAGGTTGCTCGTGAGACAGGACTGGAGCCGCAGCAGCATCAATTGCTGCTCGCGCTCAAAGGACTGCCGGAGGGCAGGAAAGCCACTATTGGCGAGCTGGCCGAACGGTTACAAATTCAGCATCACAGCACGGTTGAGCTGATTGATCGCATGGTAGAACATCATTTCATCCAACGCCATCGCGACGAAGAGGATCAGCGCCGCGTCATCATTCAGCTCACCCCTGCAGGCGAAGGCGTACTGCGTAAGCTCTCGCTGCTGCATCATACTGAACTTCAGACGACGGGGCCAACGCTGGTCCAGGCGCTCAACAGGCTTATTGATACTGAAAGCTGA
- a CDS encoding chloride channel protein, giving the protein MLPDIWHKFVKGISNLGNHEALGKLGDFTATPRMIVISLLAIIIGLISAFVALILLRLIGFFTNLFFFQRLGFALVSPAGNHLGVLVILVPVIGALIIGLIARYGSERIRGHGIPEAIEAILINGSRVEPKVAFWKPLSSALSIGTGGPFGAEGPIIMTGGAFGSLIAQFFQLSSTERRTLLVAGAAGGMSATFASPVAAVLLAVELLLFEWKPRSLIPVALASAAAAAMRRYIIGMGPLFPTPPHPAFIGPGGLLGCVVVGLLAGALSALLTVAVYAAEDAFRLLPIHWMWWPAIGGVVVGIGGLIFPQALGVGYDMIGTLLAGKGTVELILGILIVKSIIWSVSLGSGTSGGVLAPLLMMGGALGGLEAFFLPNEGLGFWPLVSMGAILGGTMRSPFTGIIFALELTHDVNMLLPLLIAVVIAHGFTVLVMRRSILTEKVSRRGYHLSREYSTDPLEIIFVREVMRTNIVALSDKMSLQDLVKLVNKSPITAPVSPNGGGTSITQEEAKALAPAPPVTINKESGGRSMGRIQHLYPVLDAEEHLVGVVTRRDLQELVSRATEGDPGNGDGRAQRLADVINQYPIVAYADEPLRVVVYRMADTGYTRFPVVERDDPRKLVGIVSLNDLLKARARSLEEERHRERVLRLRLLFPTRNVDRAEKVD; this is encoded by the coding sequence TTGCTTCCAGATATCTGGCATAAATTTGTGAAAGGCATCAGCAATCTGGGCAATCACGAGGCGCTCGGTAAATTAGGTGATTTTACTGCCACGCCGCGCATGATTGTTATCTCTTTGCTTGCAATTATTATCGGCCTGATCAGCGCCTTCGTGGCGCTTATTCTCCTCAGATTGATCGGCTTTTTTACCAATCTCTTTTTCTTCCAGCGCCTGGGGTTTGCCCTGGTCTCGCCCGCAGGCAACCATCTGGGCGTTTTAGTGATCCTGGTGCCCGTCATCGGAGCGCTCATCATTGGATTGATCGCGCGCTACGGGTCTGAACGCATTCGCGGTCACGGCATCCCCGAAGCCATTGAAGCCATCCTCATCAATGGCAGCCGCGTAGAACCGAAGGTGGCTTTCTGGAAACCCTTATCTTCCGCGCTGTCAATTGGCACCGGCGGACCATTTGGAGCCGAAGGCCCGATCATCATGACCGGCGGAGCATTCGGTTCATTGATCGCCCAGTTTTTCCAGCTTTCGAGTACCGAACGCAGGACGCTGCTTGTGGCCGGTGCAGCCGGGGGCATGTCCGCCACATTCGCGTCACCGGTAGCGGCGGTTCTGCTGGCCGTCGAACTACTGCTCTTCGAGTGGAAGCCGCGCAGCCTTATACCGGTAGCGCTGGCCAGCGCTGCGGCTGCGGCAATGCGGCGCTATATCATCGGCATGGGTCCGCTCTTCCCAACGCCGCCTCATCCGGCGTTTATCGGTCCGGGTGGTCTGCTTGGCTGTGTGGTGGTGGGGCTGCTTGCCGGTGCTCTCTCGGCGCTCTTGACGGTGGCCGTTTATGCCGCGGAAGACGCGTTTCGCCTGCTGCCCATCCATTGGATGTGGTGGCCTGCTATCGGCGGAGTGGTAGTTGGAATCGGCGGCCTGATTTTTCCGCAGGCCCTGGGCGTTGGCTATGACATGATCGGCACACTGCTGGCAGGCAAGGGGACAGTCGAGTTGATCCTGGGCATCCTGATTGTCAAGTCGATCATCTGGTCAGTATCGTTGGGTTCGGGCACTTCCGGCGGTGTCCTGGCGCCGCTGCTGATGATGGGAGGCGCGCTTGGTGGACTTGAAGCCTTTTTCTTGCCGAACGAGGGGTTAGGGTTCTGGCCGCTGGTGAGCATGGGAGCCATCCTCGGCGGCACGATGCGTTCTCCCTTTACCGGCATCATCTTTGCCCTCGAGCTGACCCACGACGTGAATATGCTGTTGCCCCTGTTAATCGCCGTGGTGATCGCGCATGGCTTCACTGTCCTTGTCATGCGACGCTCGATCTTGACCGAAAAGGTCAGCCGGCGCGGGTATCATTTGTCCCGCGAATATTCGACCGACCCGCTGGAGATCATCTTTGTACGCGAGGTCATGCGAACGAATATTGTTGCGCTCTCGGACAAAATGTCGCTGCAAGACCTGGTCAAATTAGTGAATAAGAGTCCCATAACGGCGCCTGTCAGCCCGAATGGAGGAGGAACCAGCATCACGCAGGAGGAGGCCAAAGCGCTTGCCCCCGCGCCTCCTGTTACCATAAACAAAGAAAGCGGTGGCAGGAGCATGGGCCGCATACAGCACCTCTACCCGGTATTAGATGCCGAGGAACACCTGGTTGGCGTCGTGACGCGGCGTGATTTGCAAGAGCTTGTCTCCAGGGCCACCGAAGGCGACCCTGGGAATGGGGATGGCCGCGCCCAGAGGCTTGCCGATGTAATCAACCAGTATCCCATCGTGGCCTACGCCGACGAGCCATTGCGGGTCGTGGTGTACCGCATGGCCGATACGGGCTATACGCGTTTTCCTGTCGTTGAGCGCGATGACCCGCGCAAGCTGGTGGGCATCGTTTCGCTCAATGACCTGCTCAAAGCGAGGGCACGCAGTCTGGAGGAGGAGCGCCATCGCGAGCGGGTACTGCGCCTGCGCCTCTTATTCCCGACACGTAATGTGGACAGGGCGGAGAAAGTCGATTAG
- a CDS encoding helix-turn-helix domain-containing protein: MLESYEIENIEQLRAISDMLRVRIIDLLLKRPMTVTQIGEELGEAPAKIHYHVRELEKAGLLRLVETREKGGILEKYYQPIAREFTVEKSILSAPPDEALGATSNFLNQIKDGFQRALRRAIQQKESKPGIGLGVAHLYMTLQEQEQLGKQIFEMLKPYEVRRGIEGERELVSAILVYPQLSSTPILDAAPAESKLEITWAVGTAVFSRADLVKAAVQGKHLRIKVVGVCQFADDVTADLVDQAVDYFHLVGKLIAPAGVREVLMKKVEAARTR; this comes from the coding sequence ATGCTGGAATCCTACGAAATCGAGAATATCGAACAATTACGCGCTATCTCTGATATGCTGCGCGTGCGCATTATCGATCTGCTGCTGAAGCGGCCCATGACGGTGACGCAAATCGGCGAGGAGCTGGGTGAGGCTCCAGCTAAAATTCACTATCACGTGCGCGAATTGGAGAAGGCAGGCTTGCTGCGGTTGGTGGAAACACGGGAAAAGGGCGGCATCCTCGAAAAATATTACCAGCCCATAGCGCGCGAGTTCACAGTAGAGAAATCAATCCTTTCCGCGCCTCCCGACGAGGCCCTCGGCGCAACGAGCAATTTTCTCAATCAAATCAAGGATGGTTTTCAACGCGCACTGAGGCGAGCCATACAACAAAAAGAGAGCAAACCAGGAATAGGTCTGGGTGTCGCGCACTTATATATGACACTCCAGGAACAGGAGCAGCTCGGCAAGCAGATTTTTGAGATGCTTAAGCCGTATGAAGTCCGGCGCGGCATCGAGGGGGAACGAGAACTGGTAAGTGCGATACTTGTCTACCCGCAGCTTAGTTCGACCCCCATTTTAGATGCGGCGCCGGCAGAATCGAAGTTAGAGATCACATGGGCGGTGGGAACGGCGGTGTTCAGTCGGGCCGACCTGGTGAAGGCGGCAGTACAGGGGAAACATTTACGCATCAAAGTGGTGGGCGTCTGTCAATTTGCCGATGACGTGACCGCCGACCTGGTAGACCAGGCCGTCGATTACTTTCACCTGGTCGGTAAGCTGATTGCCCCGGCTGGAGTGCGTGAAGTCTTAATGAAAAAAGTTGAGGCAGCGAGGACGAGATAA
- a CDS encoding MFS transporter translates to MPAQTPTGPLGETTDTTPAVKSRGLFINRNFTLLAIGQAISNMGDFVYSTTLLVWVFVLTHSAAAVSGVWIAQYAPIFLLGPIAGVFVDRWNRRRTMIVADVVRAVVVLLPFVVPSFLRLPAIYSSIFLVSGFSRFFMPARAGVIQVIVPEEQRTQAISISQTTFALAFIVGPAIAAPLYFIVGPFIGSLIDAFSFLVSASCLIAMQVSREAMQPALLHTKRRPSSGMQAVISELFDGFKYVAKSRTLFIVIILAAIVMLGAGALNALDIIFVTRNLHTSASYYGPLTALAGLGTLIGAILAGIVSKRATPRMILTGSVFLLGVGIILYSLQTWIVTALIIIFVMSIPQGGIEVGAGPLLMQATPRMLMGRVQSVLETAMYGMSLLSIALAGYFAQFIGVNIIFAVGGTLFALGGVVGWLGIPAHIKPEPEIEQ, encoded by the coding sequence ATGCCTGCGCAAACGCCAACCGGGCCTCTGGGCGAGACTACTGATACAACTCCCGCGGTAAAAAGCAGGGGATTGTTCATCAATCGCAATTTTACGCTGCTTGCCATTGGCCAGGCGATCTCCAATATGGGCGATTTCGTCTATAGCACCACACTGCTGGTCTGGGTGTTCGTTCTGACGCATTCAGCGGCAGCTGTCAGCGGAGTGTGGATCGCGCAGTACGCGCCAATCTTCCTGCTTGGTCCTATCGCTGGTGTTTTTGTTGATCGCTGGAATCGGCGGCGCACAATGATTGTGGCAGATGTAGTGCGGGCAGTTGTCGTCCTGTTGCCATTCGTCGTGCCGTCTTTTTTGCGTTTACCGGCCATTTATAGCAGCATTTTCCTGGTTTCAGGCTTTTCGCGCTTCTTTATGCCCGCGCGAGCAGGGGTGATCCAGGTGATTGTGCCCGAAGAGCAGCGTACCCAGGCTATATCTATTTCGCAGACAACGTTCGCGCTCGCCTTTATCGTTGGCCCGGCCATCGCCGCGCCACTCTACTTCATCGTAGGGCCATTCATAGGTAGCCTGATCGATGCGTTCTCTTTTCTGGTCTCCGCCTCGTGCTTGATCGCCATGCAGGTTTCGCGAGAAGCCATGCAACCCGCGCTCTTGCATACAAAACGACGCCCGTCAAGCGGCATGCAGGCAGTTATCTCTGAGCTGTTCGATGGCTTTAAATACGTGGCAAAGAGCCGCACGCTTTTCATTGTCATCATTCTGGCGGCTATCGTGATGCTTGGAGCGGGAGCGCTGAACGCCCTGGATATCATCTTCGTGACGCGCAACCTGCATACCAGCGCTTCCTATTATGGCCCGCTGACGGCGCTGGCCGGGCTGGGCACGCTGATAGGAGCAATTCTAGCAGGCATCGTTTCAAAAAGGGCGACGCCCAGGATGATCCTGACGGGGAGCGTCTTTTTGCTGGGAGTCGGCATTATTCTCTATTCATTACAAACCTGGATCGTGACAGCGCTTATCATCATTTTCGTGATGAGCATTCCACAGGGAGGAATCGAAGTTGGCGCGGGTCCGCTGCTGATGCAGGCAACGCCGCGCATGCTGATGGGCCGGGTGCAGTCGGTACTTGAAACGGCGATGTATGGCATGAGCCTGCTGTCCATCGCGTTGGCAGGATACTTTGCGCAGTTTATCGGCGTCAACATCATCTTTGCTGTGGGTGGGACGTTGTTCGCGCTCGGCGGTGTCGTTGGCTGGCTCGGCATTCCGGCGCATATCAAACCGGAGCCTGAGATAGAACAATAA
- a CDS encoding aminopeptidase gives MADIRLQRLAQVLVRYSLGLKKGDRFAIETGPLAAPLVREVVREALHAGAYPETIISMPGVREIYLKEGSDEQLAYIPAQRRMIIEEYEAQLQIMAASNTKELSGVSPERMAVAQNAVRDLVTTYLQRAANGSLRWCIALFPTDAQAQDANMSLTDFEDFVYHACFLDDADPAARWKELSQQQERLVQWLRGKHTIHLRGQDTNLSFSVAGRIFINDDGQYNFPGGEFYTGPVEDSANGYIRYSFPATFAARSVEDVRLRFEHGVVVEASAAQGQDFLDKMLSLDEGARRLGEFAFGNNRNVDRCIKNTLFDEKMGGTVHLALGASLPETGGVNQSALHWDMVCDLRTGSEIRVDGELFCKNGEFVV, from the coding sequence ATGGCTGATATTCGTTTACAACGCCTGGCGCAGGTGTTAGTGCGCTATTCATTAGGCCTCAAGAAAGGCGATCGCTTTGCGATTGAAACAGGCCCGCTGGCGGCTCCACTGGTGCGGGAAGTCGTGCGCGAGGCCCTGCATGCCGGCGCCTATCCTGAGACCATCATCAGTATGCCTGGCGTGAGAGAAATATACCTGAAAGAGGGTTCTGATGAACAACTGGCGTATATTCCGGCCCAGCGGCGCATGATTATCGAGGAATATGAGGCGCAACTACAAATCATGGCCGCTTCGAATACAAAAGAGTTGAGCGGCGTGAGTCCTGAGCGCATGGCTGTAGCGCAGAATGCTGTGCGCGACCTCGTCACGACCTACTTGCAACGCGCGGCAAACGGTTCATTGCGCTGGTGCATCGCGCTGTTCCCTACCGATGCACAGGCCCAGGACGCGAATATGTCCTTGACTGATTTCGAGGATTTTGTGTACCATGCATGTTTCCTGGATGATGCCGATCCGGCAGCACGCTGGAAAGAACTCTCGCAGCAGCAGGAACGCCTGGTACAATGGCTTCGGGGCAAACATACCATCCACCTGCGCGGGCAGGATACCAATCTAAGCTTTTCGGTCGCCGGGCGCATTTTTATCAACGATGATGGCCAGTACAACTTCCCAGGTGGCGAGTTCTATACCGGGCCGGTTGAAGACTCCGCCAACGGCTACATCCGTTATAGCTTCCCGGCCACTTTTGCCGCTCGCTCAGTAGAAGATGTGCGGCTGCGCTTCGAGCATGGTGTGGTGGTAGAAGCCAGCGCCGCACAGGGTCAAGATTTCCTGGATAAAATGCTCAGTCTGGACGAAGGAGCGAGGCGCCTGGGTGAGTTTGCATTTGGCAACAATCGCAATGTGGACCGCTGCATCAAAAATACGCTGTTCGATGAAAAGATGGGTGGTACAGTTCATCTCGCTCTGGGCGCGAGTCTCCCTGAAACCGGCGGTGTCAATCAATCTGCTTTACACTGGGATATGGTGTGCGATTTACGAACCGGAAGTGAAATTCGCGTCGACGGCGAGTTATTCTGCAAAAATGGCGAGTTTGTTGTCTGA
- the greA gene encoding transcription elongation factor GreA, translated as MSIGGQSDARSEQRVYRLTPEGYAKMQERLEYLRTVKRKEIADYIHEAKEAGDISESSAYEDAKNEQAKLEGQILELERLLSVAEVMTADMHDAVDGPPVVRIGMQVEVETSSGATRLFKIVETFEADPKAGLISDQSPVGKALMGHKEGDQVSVSTPGGVTTYTIRSVRPML; from the coding sequence ATGAGTATTGGTGGACAGAGTGATGCAAGGTCCGAACAGCGTGTCTATCGCCTGACCCCTGAAGGCTACGCTAAAATGCAGGAGCGCCTGGAATACCTGCGCACCGTCAAACGTAAAGAGATAGCCGATTATATCCACGAGGCGAAAGAGGCCGGCGATATCAGTGAAAGCAGCGCTTATGAAGACGCAAAAAACGAACAGGCAAAACTGGAAGGCCAGATTCTAGAGTTGGAGCGCTTGCTTTCCGTCGCCGAAGTCATGACCGCCGATATGCATGATGCCGTCGACGGCCCTCCCGTCGTGCGAATCGGCATGCAGGTAGAAGTCGAAACGAGTTCTGGCGCGACTCGACTCTTCAAAATCGTTGAGACGTTTGAAGCCGATCCCAAGGCCGGCCTCATTTCCGATCAATCGCCCGTTGGCAAAGCCCTGATGGGGCATAAAGAAGGAGATCAGGTCAGTGTATCCACGCCCGGCGGCGTGACTACCTATACCATTCGTTCGGTTCGCCCGATGCTGTAA